A single region of the Cucumis melo cultivar AY chromosome 3, USDA_Cmelo_AY_1.0, whole genome shotgun sequence genome encodes:
- the LOC103502255 gene encoding uncharacterized protein LOC103502255 — MKRGSKLLKNIEEIENSNENTKELNDVVVHDHCPFFLSIFNLVFQITMAFYRFLGFRVHRPILSSSEDSYPVDSQPPPTTVDPPIEDPGEEEREFARRNPPPPPPPSNGGGGRTN, encoded by the exons ATGAAGAGAGGTTCTAAGCTTTTGAAAAATATAGAAGAAATAGAGAATTCAAATGAAAACACCAAGGAGCTGAATGATGTTGTTGTTCATGATCACTGTCCTTTCTTTTTGTCCATCTTCAACTTGGTCTTCCAAATTACCATGGCCTTTTATAGGTTTCTAGGTTTCCGAGTTCATCGTCCGATTCTGTCGTCATCGGAAGATTCTTACCCCGTTGACTCACAACCACCGCCGACAACGGTTGACCCACCGATTGAAGATCCG GGGGAGGAAGAACGTGAGTTCGCTAGACGGAATCCGCCGCCGCCACCGCCCCCTAGCAACGGCGGTGGTGGTCGAACGAACTGA